A single region of the Brachypodium distachyon strain Bd21 chromosome 3, Brachypodium_distachyon_v3.0, whole genome shotgun sequence genome encodes:
- the LOC100831564 gene encoding calmodulin-like protein 5 yields MAFMRYDYRALPRQGEATVEEFRAWAAQFDADGDGRLSKEELQEALRSLDVWFAWWKAREALRDADANRNGAVDGDEMGRLYAFARRNLHVKAADLQDGS; encoded by the coding sequence ATGGCGTTCATGCGTTACGACTACAGggcgctgccgcggcaggggGAAGCGACGGTGGAGGAGTTCAGGGCGTGGGCGGCGCAGTTCGACGCGGACGGGGACGGGCGGCTCAGCAAGGAGGAGCTGCAGGAGGCGCTGCGCAGCCTGGACGTGTGGTTCGCGTGGTGGAAGGCCCGGGAGGCCCTGCGGGACGCCGACGCCAACCGCAACGGcgccgtcgacggcgacgagaTGGGCCGGCTCTACGCCTTCGCCCGCAGGAACCTCCACGTCAAGGCCGCCGACCTGCAGGACGGCTCTTGA
- the LOC100831864 gene encoding DNA repair and recombination protein RAD54, which produces MRPSRSRCDRRGSDADEEEVVALSSDPDESESEPEGGAEVDDDEEYVGESSDAGGVDDEAEEGGGGSDNGGGGRLVRGARRGAVAPDEERKSQNVDALVRGNLVVRRQPLIPRILSVSDAAAIARKPFKPPCENGYSENNEHLARRLSARKRFVPWGSMQPFAVISNLPQSSTIASDDSLEKEESLPPGIEPLILWQPEGCDKENNNFAAIEVDNLLVRYLRPHQREGVQFMFDCVSGLLSDDGIAGCILADDMGLGKTLQSIALLYTLLAQGFDGKPMVKRAVIVTPTSLVSNWESEISKWLKGKVQLLALCESTRADVLSGIGSFLKPLSRLQVLIISYETFRMHSSKFERPASCDLLICDEAHRLKNDQTLTNKALAALPCTRRILLSGTPMQNDLEEFFSMVNFTNPGVLGDAAYFRRYYEAPIICGREPTATAEEKKLGSERSGELSAKVNQFILRRTNALLSNHLPPKIVEVVCCKLTPLQTTLYNHFIHSKNVKRLISEEAKRSKILAYITALKKLCNHPKLIYDTIKSNKSGGSDFDDCLRFFPPELFQGRSGSWTGGGGMWVELSGKMHVLARLLGHLRLKTDDRIVLVSNYTQTLDLFAQLCRERRYPYVRLDGATSINKRQKLVNQFNDLSRDEFVFLLSSKAGGCGLNLVGGNRLVLFDPDWNPANDKQAAARVWRDGQKKRVYIYRFLSTGTIEEKVYQRQMSKEGLQKVIQQEQGNTKMQDQGCSLSTEDLRDLFTFHEQVRSEIHENLKCNRCNKDSYMLLDGNSLESAAIEHNKISTSGEKYYTDIGGFGEISGCVQKMNSSNQQIDQPSEEDLGSWGHHSDPSTVPDTILQSSAGDEVSFVFTNQIDGKLVPVESMVRLTTPNGMTASGEKQVAEINSPNKPGWQSSLGKNLKMTGFNLKNSSLKCPTKSRRTSPICLQGLNKTNSSDYKPQTKKLHVASDMSDDDFV; this is translated from the exons ATGAGGCCATCGAGGAGCAGATGCGACCGCCGTGGCAGCGacgcggacgaggaggaggtcgtcgCCCTCTCCTCCGACCCCGACGAGTCGGAGTCCGAACCGGAGGgcggggcggaggtggacgacgacgaagagtACGTAGGGGAGAGCAGTGACGCAGGCGGCGTCGACGACGAAGCTGAGGAAGGAGGGGGAGGCAGcgacaacggcggcggcgggcggctaGTTcggggcgcgcggcgcggcgctgtGGCTCCTGATGAGGAGAGGAAATCGCAGAACGTGGATGCGCTCGTCAG GGGAAACTTGGTTGTAAGAAGGCAACCACTTATTCCGCGTATCCTTTCAGTTTCCGATGCAGCAGCAATAGCTCGAAAACCATTCAAACCTCCGTGTGAAAATGGATACAGTGAAAATAACGAGCATCTTGCTCGGCGCCTTTCAGCCCGTAAAAGATTTGTCCCGTGGGGTTCGATGCAGCCATTTGCAGTTATAAGCAATCTTCCTCAATCGTCTACCATTGCTAGTGATGATTCCTTAGAAAAGGAGGAGTCTCTTCCACCTGGCATTGAGCCATTGATTTTGTGGCAACCCGAGGGATGCGACAAGGAAAACAACAATTTTGCTGCAATAGAAGTTGATAATTTGCTTGTACGTTACCTTCGGCCCCATCAAAG GGAAGGAGTTCAGTTTATGTTTGACTGCGTCTCTGGGTTGCTAAGTGATGACGGTATTGCTGGATGCATTTTAGCTGATGACATGGG ATTGGGAAAGACTTTACAGTCGATAGCTTTACTATACACCCTTCTCGCTCAAGGTTTTGATGGTAAGCCAATGGTTAAAAGAGCAGTCATTGTAACCCCCACGAGCCTAGTTAGCAACTGGGAATCCGAGATAAGTAAGTGGTTAAAAGGCAAAGTGCAGCTGCTTGCCCTCTGTGAAAGCACTCGTGCCGATGTTCTTTCTGGAATAGGAAGTTTCTTAAAGCCCTTAAGCCGCCTTCAG GTACTTATCATATCTTATGAGACATTCCGCATGCATTCGTCAAAATTTGAAAGACCAGCAAGCTGTGACCTTCTCATATGTGATGAGGCTCACAGGCTGAAAAATGACCAGACACTAACAAATAAG GCCTTAGCCGCGCTTCCTTGTACACGGCGTATCTTGTTGTCAGGTACCCCAATGCAG AATGATTTGGAAGAGTTCTTTTCAATGGTAAACTTTACAAATCCAGGAGTTCTGGGGGATGCTGCATATTTCCGCAGATATTATGAA GCCCCAATAATTTGCGGAAGAGAACCCACAGCAActgcagaagaaaaaaagttggGATCTGAGAGATCTGGTGAGCTTAGTGCAAAAGTAAATCAG TTTATACTGAGACGAACAAATGCCCTGTTGTCCAATCACTTGCCACCAAAG ATTGTTGAAGTAGTGTGCTGCAAGCTGACTCCTTTGCAGACGACATTGTACAACCACTTCATACATTCCAAAAAT GTTAAACGCTTGATATCTGAAGAAGCAAAGCGATCTAAAATTTTGGCATACATTACTGCTCTTAAGAAATTATGCAACCATCCAAAG CTAATTTATGACACCATAAAAAGTAACAAGTCAGGAGGTTCTGATTTTGATGATTGTCTACGATTTTTCCCTCCAGAACTGTTTCAAGGAAG ATCTGGATCATGgactggtggaggaggaatgTGGGTAGAACTATCTGGCAAAATGCATGTGTTGGCTAGATTGCTGGGCCACCTCCGCCTGAAAACTGATGATCGTATTGTCCTTGTATCAAATTATACCCAG ACATTAGATTTATTTGCACAATTATGCCGGGAAAGAAGATACCCTTATGTTAGACTTGATGGAGCAACATCCATTAATAAAAGGCAAAAGCTGGTGAACCAATTCAATGATCTGTCTAGA GATGAGTTTGTCTTTCTACTTAGTAGCAAGGCAGGCGGTTGTGGGCTTAATTTGGTGGGTGGAAATCGATTGGTTCTCTTTGATCCTGATTGGAACCCTGCCAATGATAAGCAG GCTGCTGCTAGAGTATGGAGAGATGGACAAAAGAAGAGAGTGTACATTTACAGGTTCTTGAGCACTGGAACCATTGAGGAAAAG GTATATCAGCGCCAAATGTCGAAAGAGGGACTCCAAAAAGTTATCCAACAGGAACAAGGGAACACCAAAATGCAGGATCAA GGCTGTTCTCTTTCAACAGAAGATCTGCGTGATCTTTTTACTTTTCATGAACAAGTCAG GTCTGAAATACATGAAAATTTGAAGTGCAACCGTTGTAACAAGGACAGCTATATGCTGTTAGATGGTAATTCTTTGGAGTCAGCAGCCATTGAGCACAACAAGATTTCGACCTCAGGAGAAAAATATTATACTGATATTGGTGGGTTTGGAGAGATCTCTGGATGTGTGCAGAAAATGAATAGTTCAAATCAACAG ATTGACCAACCTTCTGAAGAAGATTTAGGAAGTTGGGGCCATCATTCTGATCCATCAACTGTACCCGATACCATACTCCAGAGTTCTGCTGGTGACGAG gtttcttttgttttcaccAATCAGATTGATGGGAAACTTGTTCCAGTTGAATCTATGGTGCGATTAACAACACCAAATGGAATGACAGCTAGTGGAGAAAAACAAGTGGCGGAAATAAATTCTCCTAACAAACCTGGATGGCAATCTTCACTTGGCAAGAATTTGAAGATGACGGGATTCAATTTGAAGAATTCATCTTTGAAATGCCCAACTAAATCAAGAAGGACATCTCCAATTTGCTTGCAAGGGTTGAATAAAACCAACTCTTCAGATTATAAACCTCAGACTAAAAAACTTCATGTTGCGTCTGATATGTCTGATGATGATTTTGTTTGA
- the LOC100836561 gene encoding uncharacterized protein LOC100836561 — protein sequence MACINMYNPDGGAAFGGAGQPGPRISFSSDFSMEPPPPVQNRAMGLRCQDQEDQNFEFSVGSHPMMAADQLFSKGRILPFKAADGRPPTTLRDELVRADDDRASAASPRGSSRWREMLGLRKSLCVGGANAAASNAKKSDRVVALDADMATDIAASSKQDL from the exons ATGGCATGCATCAACATGTACaacccggacggcggcgcggcgttcggcggcgccgggcagCCAGGCCCGCGCATATCCTTCTCCAGCGACTTCTCCATggagcccccgccgccggtgcaGAACCGGGCAATGGGGCTGCGGTGCCAGGATCAGGAGGACCAGAACTTCGAGTTCTCCGTGGGGAGCCACCCCATGATGGCCGCTGACCAGCTCTTCTCCAAGGGCAGGATCCTCCCCTTCAAGGCCGCGGACGGCCGCCCGCCCACCACGCTCCGGGACGAGCTCGTCCGTGCCGATGACGACagggcgtcggcggcgtcgccCAGGGGGTCCAGCCGGTGGAGGGAGATGCTCGGCCTAAGGAAGTCGCTCTGCGTCGGCGGCGCCAATGCCGCTGCCTCTAACGCTAAGAAGAGCGACAGAGTCGTCGCCCTCGATGCCGACATGGCCACCGACATCGCCGCGTCGTCCAAGCAG GATCTATGA
- the LOC100832471 gene encoding cyclin-dependent kinase inhibitor 1 — protein sequence MGENPKKEAFCAYPVLREGKRPKERGETRQRGRRGSMGKYMRKCKGAMGEEVAAMEVTQAVGVRTRSKAAAAKVVVSKRRKQALLPAPPPATLPRAAGVAASRGEAAGGGSCYLKLRSRMLFMAPPPAPRAEAAAGAAAGPGAVLAAGHGLSRCSSTASSVDAAAQDRSLLPCRSDAAKAGSDYIPEGSASNNSESGRDRERRETTPSSHRLPAAGELSDLESDLAGKNSSQSPAAATTAAAQEAGRARMPPAAEIEEFFAAAEEAQAQRFASKYNFDIARGVPLDAGRFEWTPAVGSSS from the exons ATGGGGGAGAATCCAAAGAAGGAAGCCTTCTGCGCGTATCCGGTGCTCAGAGAAGGGAAACGGCCAAAGGAAAGAGGAGAGACGCGCCAGAGAGGGCGGCGGGGGTCGATGGGGAAGTACATGCGCAAGTGCAAGGGGGCCATGGGCGAGGAGGTGGCCGCCATGGAGGTCACGCAGGCCGTCGGGGTCCGGACCAGGtccaaggcggccgccgccaaggtcGTGGTCTCGAAGCGGAGGAAGCaggcgctgctgccggcgccgccgccggcgaccctTCCACGGGCGGCCGGGGTTGCTGCCTCTCGCGGTgaagctgcaggcggcgggagCTGCTACCTCAAGTTGCGGAGCCGCATGCTGTTCatggccccgccgccggctcccagggcggaggctgcggctggcgccgccgccggccccgggGCGGTGCTCGCGGCCGGCCATGGCCTCTCGCGTTGCTCAAGCACGGCGTCGTCcgtggacgcggcggcgcaggacAGGAGCCTTCTTCCGTGCCGCTCCGATGCTGCCAAG GCAGGCAGCGACTACATTCCGGAAGGCTCGGCCAGCAACAACTCGGAGAGCGGCCGTGACCGTGAGAG GCGAGAGACGACGCCGTCGAGCCATCGGCTGCCTGCTGCAGGCGAGTTGAGTGACCTGGAGTCGGATCTGGCAGGGAAAAATAGCAGCcagtcgccggcggcggccacgacgGCCGCTGCTCAGGAAGCCGGGAGGGCAAGgatgccgccggcggccgagATCGAGGAGTTCttcgcggcggccgaggaggcccaggcccagcgcTTCGCTTCCAA GTACAACTTCGACATCGCTCGCGGCGTGCCTCTCGACGCCGGCCGGTTCGAGTGGACCCCGGCGgtgggcagcagcagctaa